DNA sequence from the Geobacter sp. AOG2 genome:
GCCCGGTAACGTGCGGCAGTTGGAGTCGGTCATCGAACGTTCCGTGTTGATGGCGGAGAGCAATTACATCGAGCCGGAAGACCTCGCGGCCGAGGTGACCATCACTTCGGCCCTGTCCGGCGGTATCCCCTTTGAACTGCCGCCGGAGGGGATCGCCTTCGAGGAATTGGAGAAAGGGATCATCATCAAGGCCATGGAGCGTGCCGATTGGGTAATCGGCAAAGCCGCGCCGCTTTTGGGGATGAGCTACAAGACCCTGCAGTATCGCCTGGACAAATTCGGAATTGAGCGGCCCGAGAAAAGGCTTAAGTCAACCTGACATCAGGCCGATAGGTATTCTTGGGAGTCAATTTTTTGAAAAACCGAAAGACTTAGAAGGAGACAAGTGCCAATGAAAGTTCTTATTGTGGGTGGGGCGGGCTACATCGGCGGTGCCATAACGGACCAGCTCATGGACAGCGGGTACGACATTAAGGTCTACGATACCCTGCTGTATGAAGAGAGCTACCGCAAGCCGGTCCCCTTTGTGTATGGCGACCTGCGCAGCAGGGAAGCGCTCCTGCCGTTGTTGGAATGGGCCGATACGGTGGTCTGGCTGGCGGCGCTGGTGGGTGACGGGGCCTGCGCCCTGAACCCCGATGTGGCTGAAGAGATCAATTACCACTCCGTTAAATGGATGGCCGACCACTTTGACGGTCGTATCATCTTCATGTCCACCTGTTCGGTGTATGGAGCCCAGGACAAGGAGTTGGACGAAAGCTCTTCAACCAATCCGCTCTCGGTATATGCCTCCACAAAACTGGCTGCGGAAAAAGTCCTTGAGGGTAAGAACGCCATCATCTTCCGCCTTGGCACGATCTACGGAGTCGGCGATATCTTCTCCCGCATCAGGCTTGACCTTGTGGTGAACATCCTGGTGGTCAAGGCTCATTCTACCGGCGTCATCCGAGTCTTCGGCGGTGATCAGTTCCGTCCCCTGCTGCATGTCAAGGACGCCGCCCGGGCGGTGGTGGACAATATTGCCACCTCCCACACCGGGATCTACAACCTGCACCGTCAGAATGTGCGCATCATCGATCTGGCGTACCAGGTGCGCAACCATTTCCCGGA
Encoded proteins:
- a CDS encoding NAD(P)-dependent oxidoreductase, whose protein sequence is MKVLIVGGAGYIGGAITDQLMDSGYDIKVYDTLLYEESYRKPVPFVYGDLRSREALLPLLEWADTVVWLAALVGDGACALNPDVAEEINYHSVKWMADHFDGRIIFMSTCSVYGAQDKELDESSSTNPLSVYASTKLAAEKVLEGKNAIIFRLGTIYGVGDIFSRIRLDLVVNILVVKAHSTGVIRVFGGDQFRPLLHVKDAARAVVDNIATSHTGIYNLHRQNVRIIDLAYQVRNHFPDLVIEQTEMSFQDARNYRVKSDKAIATFGFKPHYSIDDGIEEVKELVVHNRIKDVNNPRFTNQMFLETYKTHLL